One segment of Trichlorobacter ammonificans DNA contains the following:
- a CDS encoding FHA domain-containing protein gives MPALILPSGTTLVNAIPFKRETMAEILRRLAGAGSPFTGYCSLNGSDTTRLLFLFQSQPYAAALITGTLPTPLSITEFCAQAALLPEGSTSLSLHAADPVLLKCLLVLVQAEPAPKTPVGMSDLERIQQQIHREGGDVLVILERGGFCNVFFYKDGDKTVAYWADSGAVQNPDMTIDEQMLVYAVQPASHAVNAIIHRDLATAEAPDAAAMSLEGMVRLFSADIGTLVPETASPLPAEQHAITLQVIAGPQSGSTIRSAIPCVLGRRDTDTLINDPMVSKRHAALQLLNGRLVLMDLHSTNGTTLNGQPVVTPQEVATGDRIGLGQTVLTVDTITLS, from the coding sequence ATGCCTGCCCTCATCCTGCCATCGGGAACCACGCTGGTTAACGCCATCCCCTTCAAACGGGAGACCATGGCCGAGATTCTGCGCCGTCTCGCCGGAGCCGGCAGCCCTTTCACCGGCTACTGCTCCCTGAACGGCAGCGACACCACCCGGCTGCTTTTCCTGTTTCAAAGCCAGCCCTACGCCGCCGCGCTCATCACCGGCACGCTCCCGACTCCGCTTTCCATCACCGAATTCTGTGCGCAGGCCGCGCTCCTTCCCGAGGGAAGCACCTCCCTGTCGCTGCACGCCGCTGATCCGGTACTTCTGAAATGCCTGCTGGTTCTCGTGCAGGCCGAGCCAGCCCCGAAAACACCGGTGGGAATGAGCGATCTCGAGCGGATACAACAGCAGATTCATCGCGAGGGTGGGGATGTGCTGGTCATCCTGGAGCGAGGCGGATTCTGCAATGTCTTCTTCTACAAGGACGGCGACAAAACGGTGGCATACTGGGCCGACAGCGGTGCCGTACAGAACCCGGACATGACCATCGACGAACAGATGCTGGTATACGCCGTGCAACCGGCGAGCCATGCGGTCAACGCCATCATCCACCGTGATCTTGCCACTGCCGAAGCGCCTGATGCCGCCGCCATGTCGCTGGAAGGGATGGTTCGGCTTTTCTCGGCCGATATCGGCACCCTGGTTCCGGAAACCGCGTCCCCCCTGCCGGCAGAACAGCACGCCATCACGCTACAGGTGATCGCAGGGCCTCAGTCAGGCAGCACCATCCGCAGCGCCATCCCCTGTGTGCTGGGCCGCAGGGATACCGATACGCTGATCAACGATCCGATGGTCTCCAAACGGCACGCCGCCCTCCAGCTCCTTAACGGCAGACTGGTGTTGATGGATCTGCACAGTACCAACGGCACCACCCTCAACGGCCAGCCGGTGGTTACCCCTCAGGAAGTTGCGACCGGCGACCGGATCGGCCTCGGTCAGACCGTGTTGACGGTTGACACCATCACCCTTTCGTAA
- a CDS encoding HI0074 family nucleotidyltransferase substrate-binding subunit → MSLDFSSLANAIGQLEKSISFATSDMAKQNDELFEQLRNSVIQCFEFTYELSWKMLKRYLEETAASPDEIDTSAFQNLIRMGNEQGLLRSDWSRWKVYRQARTISSHAYDADKAGKVYEIAPDFLEEARYLHAQLMKKDQTL, encoded by the coding sequence ATGAGCCTCGACTTCTCATCATTGGCAAATGCCATTGGCCAACTGGAAAAAAGCATCAGTTTTGCAACATCTGACATGGCTAAACAGAATGATGAGCTGTTTGAGCAGTTACGCAATTCTGTCATCCAGTGCTTTGAGTTTACCTACGAACTGAGCTGGAAAATGCTCAAGCGCTATCTGGAGGAAACCGCTGCAAGCCCTGACGAAATTGACACCAGTGCCTTCCAGAACCTGATACGGATGGGCAATGAGCAAGGCCTGCTGCGTTCGGACTGGTCGCGCTGGAAGGTATATCGTCAGGCCCGCACAATCAGCAGTCATGCCTATGATGCGGACAAAGCCGGCAAGGTGTACGAAATAGCGCCGGACTTTCTGGAAGAAGCCAGGTATCTCCATGCTCAGTTGATGAAAAAAGATCAGACACTATGA
- a CDS encoding nucleotidyltransferase family protein, whose product MSAAHDIPPITISQQDWHEVRRVLSHHLPGYTVLAFGSRVAGTAKPYSDLDLVIQAEQPLTLENMATIKDAFDESDMTIRVDIVDWAATGDLFRKIIQQQSVVIQQAVRQ is encoded by the coding sequence ATGAGCGCCGCGCACGACATTCCCCCGATTACGATCAGCCAACAGGATTGGCATGAGGTTCGCCGGGTTCTTTCACACCATCTGCCCGGCTATACCGTCCTGGCGTTTGGCTCTCGTGTTGCGGGTACTGCAAAGCCTTATTCTGATCTTGATCTGGTAATTCAGGCAGAGCAGCCATTAACCCTTGAGAATATGGCGACAATCAAAGATGCCTTTGATGAATCCGACATGACGATTCGGGTGGATATTGTTGATTGGGCTGCAACCGGCGATCTGTTTCGAAAAATCATACAGCAGCAGTCTGTGGTGATTCAGCAGGCGGTGAGACAGTAA
- a CDS encoding deoxyguanosinetriphosphate triphosphohydrolase: MFDYTERPDLATFACTSGASRGRRYAEESGDPRPVFERDRDRIIHCAAFRRLEYKTQVFLNHEGDYYRTRLTHSLEVAQIGTAIARRLRLNEDLTEALALAHDLGHTPFGHTGEEVLNQLMQGYGGFEHNYQSFRVVDELEERYPEFDGLNLSWEVREGILKHSSPHDVPTVVLEEFLPGTVPSIEAQIINYADEIAYNNHDIDDGLKSGYLTLEMLQQVELWQREIRRVKERYPAIDDKRLVARTVSSLIGMQIADICETTLANIRQHGIGSLDDLRRVNRVVVHFSPRVEEENLALKKFLKEKLYRHHKVDKMRVKAEHVLSRLFETYVKRPNLLSPKYHRRIDRSGVERTVADYLAGMTDRYALDDYKALFETFERV, encoded by the coding sequence ATGTTCGACTATACCGAACGTCCCGATCTTGCCACGTTCGCCTGCACCAGCGGTGCCTCACGGGGGCGCCGGTATGCCGAAGAGTCCGGCGATCCCCGTCCTGTGTTTGAGCGTGACCGCGACCGGATCATCCACTGCGCCGCCTTCCGCCGTCTGGAATACAAGACCCAGGTGTTCCTGAACCATGAAGGGGATTATTACCGCACCCGGCTGACCCACTCCCTGGAGGTGGCCCAGATCGGCACGGCCATTGCCCGGCGGCTGCGGCTGAACGAGGACCTGACCGAAGCCCTGGCCCTGGCCCACGACCTGGGACACACCCCCTTCGGCCATACCGGGGAGGAGGTGCTGAACCAGCTCATGCAGGGGTATGGCGGGTTCGAGCATAACTATCAGTCGTTCCGGGTCGTTGACGAGCTTGAGGAGCGGTATCCTGAGTTCGACGGCCTCAACCTCTCCTGGGAGGTGCGGGAGGGGATTCTCAAGCACTCATCCCCCCACGACGTTCCCACGGTGGTGCTGGAGGAGTTTCTCCCCGGCACGGTCCCTTCCATCGAAGCGCAGATCATCAACTATGCCGACGAGATCGCCTACAACAACCACGATATCGACGACGGCCTGAAATCAGGCTACCTGACCCTGGAGATGCTGCAGCAGGTGGAGTTGTGGCAGCGTGAGATCCGGCGGGTGAAGGAGCGGTATCCGGCCATCGACGACAAGCGGCTGGTGGCCCGCACCGTCAGCAGCCTGATCGGCATGCAGATCGCCGATATCTGCGAAACCACGCTGGCCAATATCCGGCAGCACGGTATCGGCAGTCTGGATGACCTGCGCCGGGTGAACCGGGTGGTGGTGCACTTCAGTCCCCGGGTTGAGGAAGAGAACCTGGCACTGAAGAAGTTCCTGAAGGAGAAACTCTACCGCCATCACAAGGTGGACAAGATGCGGGTCAAGGCCGAGCATGTATTGTCGCGGCTGTTTGAGACCTATGTCAAACGGCCCAACCTGCTCTCGCCGAAATACCACCGCCGGATTGACCGCAGCGGCGTGGAGCGGACCGTGGCCGACTATCTGGCCGGTATGACCGACCGCTATGCGCTGGATGATTACAAGGCATTGTTTGAGACGTTTGAAAGAGTGTGA
- a CDS encoding GIY-YIG nuclease family protein: MPIGKSIRVYLADSTVTGIRYAELVNWTGQAIACPRNRLGELSSWPEASKPAVYLLFEARLGDSKPLAYIGESENVAERLTTHDRKKEFWNEVVIFSSKDENLTKAHVKYLESTLVTLANQADRYELENGNTPTESSLPRADRDAMAEFVENVRMVLGTLGYPILEPLIRLLPVAKTDSTETTEETLKGKSLIDLNFRVNNLTACGAVTDEGFVLKKGSQLSRVNTDSAGMKVAKHKDQLLAEGRIISEGDYLVLNEDVLVSSSSYAAVMVAGTSRSGPQSWITSDGRTLKAIEDMAVSGVQPLGKPAQT; this comes from the coding sequence ATGCCCATTGGAAAGTCTATCCGTGTCTACCTAGCTGACTCCACAGTTACTGGAATCCGGTACGCGGAGCTTGTAAATTGGACTGGGCAAGCAATTGCCTGTCCACGCAACAGATTGGGGGAACTTTCCTCTTGGCCAGAGGCAAGCAAGCCCGCTGTATATCTTCTGTTTGAGGCTCGTTTAGGTGACTCAAAGCCGCTTGCATACATAGGCGAATCTGAGAACGTTGCAGAGCGGCTGACAACTCATGACCGTAAGAAGGAGTTCTGGAACGAAGTCGTTATCTTCTCAAGCAAAGACGAAAATCTTACTAAGGCGCACGTGAAGTATCTGGAATCCACGCTTGTTACTCTTGCAAACCAAGCGGATCGGTATGAGTTAGAGAACGGCAACACGCCAACCGAGTCAAGCCTCCCTCGTGCAGACCGAGACGCGATGGCTGAGTTCGTTGAAAACGTCAGAATGGTACTGGGAACCCTTGGCTATCCAATTCTGGAGCCACTAATTAGACTTTTACCAGTTGCAAAAACTGACTCTACAGAGACAACAGAAGAAACATTAAAGGGAAAGTCGCTTATCGACCTCAACTTCCGAGTTAACAACCTAACGGCATGCGGCGCAGTTACAGACGAAGGCTTTGTCTTAAAAAAGGGCTCACAGCTTTCCAGAGTGAACACCGATAGTGCGGGCATGAAAGTAGCGAAGCACAAGGACCAGTTGCTGGCTGAAGGAAGGATAATCTCAGAAGGAGATTACCTCGTTTTAAATGAAGACGTATTGGTCAGTTCTTCAAGTTACGCTGCTGTTATGGTCGCGGGAACATCTCGGAGTGGTCCTCAGAGTTGGATTACGTCTGATGGGCGCACCTTGAAGGCAATCGAGGATATGGCAGTTTCAGGCGTCCAACCCTTAGGCAAACCGGCACAGACATAA
- a CDS encoding YkgJ family cysteine cluster protein: protein MWRPRDPELMIGQVSPRLLPLVAAAVRGEGFAPLLAAAAEVAEELAGERPAACAAGCDYCCVLNVAVLLPEAAVIADRLKEHVPPVELAVMQQRLASQALRVRWMEDSERIHRRVSCPFLDSSGCCGIYPVRPLACRSLTSLERDACCVALDSSLSDQAVAVPVDGFRQSVFDGVFCALADALEQHGIMNRSIELSAGVAAFLAKPELLHDLVQGRRLPERLWE, encoded by the coding sequence ATGTGGCGGCCCCGTGATCCCGAGCTGATGATCGGACAGGTGTCCCCCCGGCTTCTGCCGCTGGTGGCTGCGGCAGTTCGCGGTGAGGGGTTTGCTCCCCTGCTGGCGGCCGCGGCCGAGGTCGCGGAGGAGCTGGCCGGTGAGCGGCCGGCCGCCTGCGCTGCCGGCTGTGATTACTGCTGTGTGCTGAACGTGGCGGTGCTGCTGCCCGAGGCTGCGGTGATCGCCGACCGGCTGAAAGAGCATGTGCCTCCGGTAGAACTGGCAGTGATGCAACAGCGCCTGGCAAGCCAGGCCCTGCGGGTACGCTGGATGGAGGACAGTGAGCGGATTCACCGTCGCGTTTCCTGCCCGTTCCTTGACAGCAGTGGCTGCTGTGGCATCTACCCGGTGCGTCCCCTGGCCTGCCGCAGTCTTACCTCTCTGGAGCGCGACGCCTGCTGCGTAGCGCTGGATTCCAGTCTGAGCGATCAGGCGGTGGCAGTGCCGGTGGACGGCTTCCGTCAGTCGGTATTCGATGGTGTCTTTTGTGCGCTGGCGGATGCACTGGAACAGCACGGTATCATGAACCGCAGTATTGAGCTCAGTGCCGGGGTGGCGGCATTCCTGGCCAAGCCCGAGCTGCTTCACGATCTGGTACAGGGAAGGCGTCTGCCGGAGCGGCTCTGGGAGTAG
- the yfbR gene encoding 5'-deoxynucleotidase, producing MKEPVIPARYDFFAFLARMQYISRWGLMRNTQAENIKEHSLDVAMLAHALVVIRNTFFGGELDPGRAALYAIFHDASEIFTGDMPTPVKHFNPRFKRSFHQLEDRARKKLLAMLPPELTSVYEPLFFFEEQDAQYKPLIKAADKIAALIKCLEEEKSGNLEFKRAGEEHLENLRKSPLPEVIYFLDHFLPGYRLSLDELHLG from the coding sequence ATGAAAGAACCTGTTATCCCCGCACGTTACGATTTTTTCGCCTTCCTGGCACGGATGCAGTACATCAGCCGCTGGGGACTGATGCGCAATACGCAAGCCGAGAACATCAAGGAACACTCCCTGGATGTGGCCATGCTGGCCCATGCCCTGGTGGTGATCCGCAACACCTTCTTTGGTGGCGAGCTGGATCCCGGCCGGGCGGCCCTCTACGCTATTTTTCACGATGCCAGCGAGATTTTTACCGGCGACATGCCGACGCCGGTGAAGCATTTCAACCCGCGCTTCAAAAGATCATTCCACCAGCTTGAGGATCGCGCCCGCAAGAAGTTGCTGGCCATGCTGCCGCCGGAGCTGACTTCGGTCTACGAGCCGCTGTTTTTCTTTGAAGAGCAGGATGCGCAGTACAAGCCGCTGATCAAGGCCGCTGACAAGATCGCCGCTCTGATCAAGTGTCTTGAGGAGGAAAAATCCGGCAATCTGGAGTTCAAGCGGGCCGGTGAAGAGCACCTGGAAAACCTGCGTAAGAGCCCGCTGCCGGAGGTGATCTATTTTCTGGATCATTTCCTGCCCGGCTACCGGTTGTCGTTGGACGAACTGCACCTGGGCTGA
- a CDS encoding ribbon-helix-helix domain-containing protein → MKRTTIFADEYLLDDVKNLARQKNTSVAEVVREALERYVAENRPAVGTSLSFVGIGEGTDATVAERHEELLWQK, encoded by the coding sequence ATGAAAAGAACAACCATTTTTGCGGATGAATACCTGCTGGATGATGTGAAGAACCTGGCGCGGCAGAAAAACACCAGCGTTGCCGAGGTGGTGCGGGAGGCGCTTGAGCGCTATGTGGCGGAGAACCGCCCTGCTGTCGGTACGTCGCTTTCCTTTGTCGGCATTGGTGAAGGCACTGACGCTACGGTTGCCGAACGGCATGAGGAGTTGTTGTGGCAAAAGTGA
- the nspC gene encoding carboxynorspermidine decarboxylase — protein MTGIDIASIVKKAPSPAYVVDLGRLRHNLAILDRVQQQSGAKILMALKAFAMWSTFPLIRKTLQGVCASSPWEARLGREQFGGEVHSFAAAFKESDVTELLAISDHLVFNSFAQLERFRPQWEQSGVSIGLRVNPEHSEGHTAIYDPCAPCSRLGIPAAQFEGRSLAGVEGLHFHTLCEQLFEPLERTARAFEDRFGRYLAGMKWLNLGGGHHITRDGYDIDGLVELVKYFKGKYGVEVYLEPGEAVVIGTGLLVSEVLDVVHNGMDIAILDVSATCHMPDVLEMPYRPAITGGFDAGAKPHTYRLGGPSCLAGDIIGDWSFEQPLSAGDRLVFEDMSHYTMVKTTTFNGIQHPHLCTWEPETGELAVVRSFGYQDFKSRLS, from the coding sequence ATGACCGGTATCGATATAGCCAGCATCGTCAAAAAAGCCCCTTCCCCCGCCTATGTGGTGGATCTGGGCAGGCTGCGCCACAATCTGGCCATCCTGGACCGGGTGCAACAGCAAAGCGGCGCGAAAATCCTGATGGCCCTCAAAGCCTTTGCCATGTGGTCCACCTTTCCGCTGATCCGAAAGACGCTGCAGGGAGTCTGCGCCAGTTCTCCCTGGGAAGCTCGCCTGGGGCGTGAGCAGTTCGGCGGCGAGGTGCACAGTTTTGCCGCTGCCTTCAAGGAGAGCGACGTCACGGAACTGCTGGCCATCTCCGATCATCTGGTGTTCAACTCCTTTGCCCAGCTGGAGCGGTTTCGCCCCCAGTGGGAACAAAGCGGCGTATCCATCGGTCTGCGGGTCAACCCCGAGCACTCCGAGGGACATACCGCCATCTACGATCCCTGCGCCCCCTGTTCGCGGCTGGGGATTCCCGCAGCCCAGTTTGAGGGCCGCTCCCTGGCCGGGGTGGAGGGGCTGCACTTTCACACCCTCTGCGAGCAGTTGTTTGAGCCGCTGGAGCGGACCGCCCGGGCGTTTGAAGACAGGTTCGGCCGCTATCTTGCCGGCATGAAGTGGCTCAACCTGGGGGGGGGGCACCATATCACCCGCGATGGCTACGATATCGACGGTCTGGTGGAGCTGGTGAAGTATTTCAAGGGGAAGTACGGCGTGGAGGTCTACCTGGAGCCCGGGGAGGCGGTGGTGATCGGCACCGGTCTGCTGGTGTCGGAAGTGCTGGACGTGGTGCACAACGGCATGGATATCGCCATTCTGGACGTTTCCGCCACCTGCCACATGCCGGACGTGCTGGAGATGCCGTACCGTCCCGCCATCACCGGCGGCTTCGATGCCGGCGCGAAACCGCATACCTATCGCCTGGGCGGCCCCTCCTGCCTGGCGGGGGACATCATCGGCGACTGGTCCTTCGAGCAACCGCTCTCGGCCGGGGACCGGCTGGTGTTCGAGGACATGTCCCACTACACCATGGTCAAAACCACCACCTTCAACGGCATCCAGCACCCCCACCTCTGCACCTGGGAACCGGAAACCGGGGAACTGGCCGTGGTGCGCAGCTTCGGCTACCAGGATTTCAAGAGCCGCCTCTCCTGA
- a CDS encoding Stp1/IreP family PP2C-type Ser/Thr phosphatase has translation MPGKTGVTMELASFGLTDVGQVRSNNEDAILLEPSLGLFAVADGMGGHQGGEIASRICLDTLRDYLQRASQGQAPLVGEQDAAYSARANLLASAVRFANRAVFEAAFARPEWRGMGTTVVAMLQDQERAVFAHVGDSRAYLLRAGSFRQITQDHSWVEEQVRAGLMNRDEALFAKGRNVLTRAIGQEETVQVDMNELELQAGDRLLLCSDGLYGMVADEEIAALIGSSPSLEKGCRELVACANGRGGRDNISVILLEAEEEKGLLAGMRRLFTKG, from the coding sequence GTGCCTGGCAAAACTGGGGTGACCATGGAACTGGCAAGCTTTGGACTGACCGACGTGGGGCAGGTTCGTTCCAATAACGAGGATGCGATCCTGCTGGAACCGTCCCTTGGCCTTTTTGCCGTTGCCGACGGCATGGGAGGGCACCAGGGGGGAGAAATTGCCAGCCGGATCTGCCTGGATACCCTGCGGGATTATCTGCAACGGGCGTCCCAAGGGCAGGCGCCGCTGGTGGGGGAGCAGGATGCCGCCTACAGTGCCAGGGCCAACCTGCTGGCCTCGGCGGTGCGGTTTGCCAACCGGGCGGTCTTTGAAGCGGCCTTTGCCCGGCCTGAATGGCGCGGCATGGGCACCACCGTGGTGGCCATGCTGCAGGATCAGGAGCGGGCCGTGTTCGCCCATGTGGGGGACAGCCGTGCTTACCTGCTGCGGGCGGGCAGCTTCCGGCAGATCACCCAGGACCACTCCTGGGTGGAGGAGCAGGTGCGGGCCGGCCTGATGAACCGCGACGAGGCACTGTTTGCCAAGGGGCGCAACGTGCTGACCCGGGCCATCGGCCAGGAGGAAACGGTACAGGTGGATATGAACGAGCTGGAACTGCAGGCGGGTGACCGCCTGCTGCTCTGCTCCGACGGTCTCTACGGCATGGTCGCTGACGAGGAGATCGCCGCCCTGATCGGCAGCAGCCCGTCACTGGAGAAGGGATGCCGGGAACTGGTGGCCTGCGCCAACGGCCGGGGAGGGCGGGACAATATTTCGGTGATCCTGCTGGAAGCGGAGGAAGAGAAAGGGCTGCTGGCGGGGATGCGCCGACTGTTTACGAAAGGGTGA
- a CDS encoding CHASE2 domain-containing serine/threonine-protein kinase, whose amino-acid sequence MKMPRISRPDWLLAAVITLVLLLAWLLQWSPLMMLEYKSYDLRARLRAKKPQAPVVVVAIDDASIERLGRWPWPRGYMAELISQIASSEPSLIGTTILYTEADRNSGLEEMKGLREAAVTMKAPPALLEAINQAERRLDNDTLLTEALATTGKVILPLFFTPGEQGGNADPAMPEYLKRSSREQGNPGSLLQASELAAPIPSFAEKARSLGHINILPDSDGTVRREALTFYYRGRLFPSFALQAALVHLRIAPKDISLSNGRLTAGSLSVPVDERGRMLISYCGGFGSFPTYSFFDVASGSVKPDVFKGKIVLIGPVATGIAGFTVTPFQSTYPGIEVVATVIENLLGNNAIARPGWLLWVELGAMLLFGLFLAFAMPRLKAGLSAAVTLGLLLLWNGVTLWLFAGQGIWLGMTAPTLLLAVGYTALVSSRFMVTEKRNELVESDSIETNKMLGLSFQGQGLLDLAFEKFRKCPVDDGTVRDLLYNLALDFERKRMFNKAAAVYEHILTAGEYKDIRERIATMKMAGETMIFGGPARREGTIIAGPGGSGVSAPTIGRYEIQKELGRGAMGVVYLGKDPKINRLVAIKTVRFEEVDADLLEETKKRFFREAEAAGTLNHPNIVTIYDVGEEEDLAYVAMELLDGSDLTPYVKKENLLPTKELLRIIGCVADGLAFAHDRGIVHRDIKPANIMLLKDGSVKIADFGIARIATSSATQTGTVLGTPSYMSPEQVAGQKVDGRSDLFSLGSSMYELLCGQKPFTGDSIAALMYAIANKPPVLITQIDPNIPQCCAYIAHRLMTKDLTKRYQSGREVVEHVKMCLAKLG is encoded by the coding sequence ATGAAGATGCCCCGGATTTCCCGCCCGGACTGGTTGCTTGCCGCCGTCATCACCCTGGTGCTGCTGCTGGCCTGGCTGCTGCAGTGGTCGCCGCTGATGATGCTGGAGTACAAAAGCTACGATCTGCGGGCCCGGTTGCGTGCCAAGAAGCCCCAGGCACCGGTGGTGGTGGTGGCCATCGACGATGCCAGCATCGAGCGGCTGGGACGCTGGCCCTGGCCCCGGGGGTACATGGCGGAGCTGATCAGCCAGATCGCGTCCTCTGAACCGTCCCTGATCGGTACCACCATCCTCTACACCGAGGCGGACCGCAACTCCGGCCTTGAAGAGATGAAGGGACTGCGGGAAGCGGCCGTGACCATGAAAGCCCCGCCGGCCCTGCTGGAAGCCATCAACCAGGCGGAGCGCCGTCTGGATAACGACACCCTGTTGACCGAAGCGCTGGCGACCACCGGGAAGGTGATTCTGCCGCTCTTTTTCACGCCGGGGGAGCAGGGGGGCAATGCCGACCCCGCCATGCCGGAGTATCTGAAGAGGTCGTCCCGGGAACAGGGAAACCCCGGCAGTCTGCTGCAGGCAAGCGAACTGGCGGCGCCAATTCCTTCCTTTGCCGAGAAAGCCCGCTCCCTGGGACATATCAATATCCTGCCGGACAGTGACGGCACCGTACGCCGGGAAGCCCTGACCTTCTACTACCGCGGCCGTCTGTTCCCCTCCTTTGCCCTGCAGGCAGCCCTGGTCCACCTGCGGATCGCCCCCAAAGATATTTCGCTGTCCAATGGCCGGCTTACTGCCGGTTCATTGTCCGTACCGGTTGATGAGCGTGGCAGGATGCTGATCAGCTACTGCGGCGGGTTCGGTTCCTTCCCGACGTACTCGTTCTTCGATGTCGCCTCAGGCAGCGTGAAGCCGGACGTTTTCAAGGGGAAGATCGTGCTGATCGGACCGGTGGCCACCGGCATTGCCGGGTTTACCGTGACGCCGTTCCAGTCTACCTATCCCGGCATCGAGGTGGTGGCCACGGTGATCGAGAATCTGCTGGGCAACAACGCCATTGCCCGGCCCGGCTGGCTGCTCTGGGTTGAGCTGGGAGCCATGCTGCTGTTCGGGCTGTTCCTGGCTTTTGCCATGCCCCGGCTGAAGGCGGGGCTGTCCGCCGCCGTTACCCTGGGGCTGCTTCTGCTCTGGAACGGCGTGACTCTCTGGCTGTTTGCCGGCCAGGGGATCTGGCTGGGGATGACGGCTCCGACGCTGCTTCTGGCCGTGGGCTACACCGCCCTGGTTTCCAGCCGCTTCATGGTGACCGAGAAGCGGAACGAACTGGTGGAGAGCGACAGCATCGAAACCAACAAGATGCTGGGACTGTCCTTCCAGGGGCAGGGGCTGCTGGATCTGGCCTTTGAGAAGTTCCGTAAATGCCCGGTGGATGATGGGACGGTGCGGGACCTGCTCTACAACCTGGCCCTTGATTTCGAACGCAAGCGGATGTTCAACAAGGCGGCCGCGGTGTACGAGCATATCCTCACCGCCGGGGAGTACAAGGATATCAGGGAGCGGATCGCCACCATGAAGATGGCCGGCGAGACCATGATCTTCGGCGGTCCGGCCCGCCGTGAGGGGACCATTATCGCCGGTCCCGGCGGTAGCGGTGTGTCGGCCCCCACCATCGGCCGTTACGAGATCCAGAAGGAGTTGGGACGGGGCGCCATGGGGGTGGTCTACCTGGGCAAGGATCCCAAGATCAACCGGCTGGTGGCCATCAAGACCGTCCGGTTCGAGGAGGTGGACGCCGACCTGCTGGAGGAGACCAAGAAACGCTTCTTTCGGGAGGCCGAGGCGGCCGGTACCCTCAACCATCCCAACATCGTCACCATCTACGACGTGGGAGAGGAGGAGGATCTGGCCTACGTGGCCATGGAGCTGCTGGACGGTTCCGACCTGACTCCCTACGTGAAGAAGGAGAATCTGTTGCCGACAAAGGAACTGTTACGGATCATCGGCTGCGTGGCCGACGGCCTGGCCTTTGCCCACGACAGGGGGATCGTGCACCGGGATATCAAGCCGGCCAACATCATGCTGCTGAAAGACGGCTCGGTGAAGATCGCCGACTTCGGCATCGCCCGCATCGCCACCTCTTCGGCCACCCAGACCGGCACCGTGCTGGGCACCCCCAGCTACATGTCGCCGGAGCAGGTGGCGGGCCAGAAGGTTGACGGCCGCTCCGACCTGTTCTCCCTGGGCTCCTCCATGTACGAGCTGCTCTGCGGCCAGAAGCCCTTCACCGGCGACAGCATCGCTGCCCTGATGTATGCCATTGCCAACAAGCCGCCGGTGCTGATCACCCAGATCGATCCGAACATCCCGCAGTGCTGTGCCTACATCGCCCACCGCCTGATGACCAAGGACCTGACCAAACGCTATCAGAGCGGACGCGAAGTGGTGGAGCATGTCAAGATGTGCCTGGCAAAACTGGGGTGA
- a CDS encoding type II toxin-antitoxin system VapC family toxin, with the protein MAKVISLAPVVMDTGIIYALADRRDAWHHRAVAWLGSFKGRLVVPVTVVPEACYLLNTHLFPDAEAAFVRSLATGELKLEQVDEADMARALELLTTYADANIGLVDATVVAVAERLKAATILTTDHRHFFLIRPKHRERFLLEPEG; encoded by the coding sequence GTGGCAAAAGTGATCTCTCTTGCGCCGGTGGTCATGGATACCGGCATCATCTATGCCCTGGCCGACCGTCGTGATGCCTGGCATCACCGTGCCGTTGCCTGGCTGGGCAGTTTCAAGGGCCGTCTGGTGGTGCCGGTGACGGTGGTTCCGGAAGCCTGTTATCTGTTGAACACCCACCTTTTTCCCGATGCGGAAGCTGCCTTTGTCCGTTCCCTTGCCACCGGTGAGCTGAAGCTTGAGCAGGTGGATGAGGCGGATATGGCCCGCGCCCTGGAGTTGCTGACAACCTATGCCGACGCCAACATCGGGCTGGTGGATGCTACGGTGGTTGCCGTTGCCGAACGACTGAAGGCCGCCACCATCCTCACCACCGACCACCGCCATTTTTTCCTGATCCGCCCGAAGCATAGAGAGCGGTTTCTGCTGGAACCGGAGGGATAA